From Streptomyces sp. NBC_00775, one genomic window encodes:
- the pdxR gene encoding MocR-like pyridoxine biosynthesis transcription factor PdxR produces the protein MGGDFWSGVGVDLHLEPDAAAGRRAGLERALRDAVRDGRLTPGTRLPATRRLAAEVGVSRGTAKAAYDQLVAEGYLTARQGSGTEVAALPMDGVSAAARAPHARAPRFDLRPGSPDVSTFPAAAWLRALRRAIATAPSLAYDYGDPRGRIELRTALSGYLGRARGVIAPPERIVITSGYVQGLALLTRVLDGGTVAMEDPGLPFHRDVVRKGGGTVVPLPVDERGARAGALDSAGADAVVVTPAHQYPTGVTLHPERRRALTDWARARDGLIVEDDYDGEFRYDRQPVGALQGMAPGHVVYLGTASKTLGPALRLGWMVLPPHLVDAVADIKLHSDHHTESIGQLALAEMIGSHAYDRHVRACRLRYRRRRDQLLDRLGARSKVRGIAAGLHALVEVADEAEVLARAEAEGLAVGHLGAHWHARDEGRPQGLVVGYGTPRERLYPEALEVLGRVLRGERRPE, from the coding sequence GGGTCGATCTGCATCTGGAGCCGGATGCCGCGGCGGGGCGCAGGGCCGGGCTCGAGCGGGCGCTGCGGGACGCCGTGCGCGACGGGCGGCTCACCCCCGGCACCCGGCTGCCCGCGACACGGCGGCTCGCGGCCGAGGTGGGTGTCTCCCGGGGCACGGCCAAGGCGGCGTACGACCAGCTGGTCGCCGAGGGGTATCTGACGGCGCGGCAGGGGTCGGGCACCGAGGTGGCGGCGCTGCCCATGGACGGCGTGTCCGCGGCTGCCCGGGCTCCACACGCGCGTGCACCCCGTTTCGATCTGCGCCCCGGCAGCCCGGACGTCAGTACGTTCCCGGCGGCGGCCTGGTTGCGCGCCCTGCGGCGCGCGATCGCGACGGCGCCCTCCCTGGCGTACGACTACGGGGACCCGCGCGGGCGCATCGAACTGCGGACGGCGCTCTCGGGCTATCTGGGACGCGCACGGGGTGTCATCGCGCCCCCCGAGCGGATCGTCATCACTTCGGGGTACGTGCAGGGACTCGCGCTCCTCACGCGCGTGCTGGACGGCGGAACGGTCGCCATGGAGGACCCCGGGCTGCCGTTCCACCGGGATGTCGTGCGCAAGGGCGGCGGAACCGTGGTCCCGCTGCCGGTCGACGAACGCGGCGCCCGCGCGGGCGCGTTGGATTCCGCCGGAGCGGACGCGGTCGTCGTCACGCCCGCGCACCAGTACCCCACCGGTGTCACGCTGCACCCCGAGCGGCGCCGGGCACTCACCGACTGGGCACGCGCGCGTGACGGGCTGATCGTCGAGGACGACTACGACGGGGAGTTCCGCTACGACCGGCAGCCCGTCGGCGCCCTCCAGGGAATGGCACCGGGCCACGTCGTGTACCTGGGGACGGCCTCCAAGACACTCGGGCCCGCGCTGCGCCTCGGCTGGATGGTGCTGCCGCCGCACCTGGTCGACGCGGTGGCCGACATCAAGCTGCACAGCGACCACCACACCGAGTCCATCGGCCAGTTGGCGCTCGCCGAGATGATCGGCAGCCACGCGTACGACCGCCACGTGCGCGCGTGCCGGCTGCGGTACCGGCGGCGCAGGGACCAGCTCCTCGACCGGCTGGGCGCACGGTCGAAGGTCCGCGGGATCGCGGCCGGCCTGCACGCCTTGGTGGAGGTGGCCGACGAGGCCGAGGTGCTGGCGCGGGCGGAGGCGGAGGGGCTCGCGGTCGGGCATCTCGGGGCGCACTGGCACGCGCGCGATGAGGGGCGGCCACAGGGGTTGGTCGTGGGCTACGGGACGCCTCGGGAGCGGCTGTATCCCGAGGCGTTGGAGGTGCTCGGGCGGGTGCTCCGGGGAGAGCGCCGCCCGGAGTGA